The Salvelinus sp. IW2-2015 linkage group LG15, ASM291031v2, whole genome shotgun sequence genome includes a region encoding these proteins:
- the LOC111974980 gene encoding zinc finger protein 462 isoform X1, translating to MEEDSGRLDKSDQMTHGQPASQQSMSPSQSFQCNHCVLLFKSKYFLLEHMKKVHGVDVDPSQIYGSSNPSESSTQPHSSTLYNNSEESFSCRHCMFTSSSWSVLIKHERTNHKVSVNRTLKTQKRYLRGKLLNAKVPLPGKKNQHNVSRLQRKQGEVGRLNFPISKSTSKTINIPSSSLLLENLQTQVGSSENISKFKIAHGSSLNSSQLKLPNLSRPSRAHDVTLMSHAPFLSYDQDGGKGVSKVTEERSHTESEQKGSHCCSLCNFSATWLEDLHTHQRSEHSYLFYSMGLSLLDGTATEQRDPKPETYNEMSLTEPLANATKKRMHDDTALSPAKKKIKTSPESTVIQSKLSGGTAFTFEVSEDEEGDAWRTELDASGTEKDEHDQLENRESRDKQKILYRCKHCDYSHKSSRSVSTHYQRMHPYIRNDFQYIINPDDWTATFRCLECPVEFATPDDLKKHYRDHHPEAPDVFMMRSDQLDLVYKCFACPFTISNGKYLKPHYKNKHPKLKMSSPLMYCSFTAKPSKDEPSKSHLGQTSSLKNAEVVSPERSLTPCKETVNINSTPPKECSASMGVDEELYHCKHCAFSNKSVVVVLVHYQKSHPKSGLTIDDIKQESLATSREAKDETQAFPQNMVLEPLKLPEVKSPNMSLFKPDVAQDDVENMFFCQHCNYGNLTVRGVLNHQRSRHSDLNATVEQIHFHTAEVHSQSKVSQGIGIVSHSTPLQKDLAQEHVLKPFKLPEVKSNTSPPISNASQADDESLYFCQFCGYCNSTVRGVMNHQKLRHSTRKSTAERIMKHTAVIRSNPKLRGGLNHQTLRHSTRKSTAKRIMKHTAVIRSNPKLRGGLNHQKLRHSHLKVTADKVIKHTAEAHGQSEKLQSTGFDSSNSSLKSTVENEIADLFFCQYCNYGNPRVIGVLNHQKLRHRCLQTSTSQILQYTSELRSQKDTSQSAGFDSSLLTSDIGNEAGNLFFCQFCNYGHPSIRGILNHQKRRHSELQTTPGDIFRHTAEVGGQTEKSKKSKRVNLTKSSHILPLPLVTEEAVLFCQLCNYSNRTMRVVVEHQRKRHPDLKATAKQILEYTAMILSQTSKSPNSSFLTSDVVQEVLDKFFCQYCDYNNPTVRGIFNHQSKMHCDLETNAAQILRHTVVVREQTEKSQPKAVNSPNSPHLLSHPLLKDEVEHMFFCQLCNYSNPTVIGVLNHKRKRHLDMKPTAKQILEYTATVLGQMSKSHPVRRNSLNSSQEEERKLFYCQHCDYDSPTVRGVLNHQKLRHSDLKATADQVVRYTAIVPGPNKKSTMQQPNMSSMKVSQSCKQKAALLRSLKCRKCSYTTPHIYLLKRHLRNNHQEKAPITTIIHWAYQDGHLQEGYHCEWCACSHTEAKGLLRHYRQRHPDKKTGLESIILRLHAGPKTSRSKKTKPNPEHNEKHDPIILRFGDVPKTTPSFQTGGGDXKVYPCRACPFKATSMGGISSHYRAVHPWSVKEDGSVLDVISSRQTQEPEVHEQLDVHETLSSSETYRCPVCSGEFNTLHGMSTHCGKKHPEYDMKVHEQLHVHETSKPNQRYRCPVCSGEFNNLHGMLTHCGKKHPEYDTSSYEREPEAEPSTSEGTLVFKCSICPYVNSHAHGVLTHCQMRHPAVKARTERLEQEIVHFTDPNECLKVRSGKRMGLAGFRCNMCPVIHAKFKKLKAHYEMDHKRSAANIFKPALKQSAAIKKQLLSKYRGSQTSIAQAAILKNGKSIIVKCHLCKYLCTTKKGLACHLRINHSTVAPIEDKEFSYKCALCSYTTSICKYLAAHYRRQHGNAAFTNHFVPAFRPHRILPNSPDHKASLSPETKSPGEKISCSRCFFQCLSEKGLVSHYVICHPGVSPSKHKSSKLSPNNTLHSPPKPRNHPQQQKPVCKLFDPQCEKGKTLRPVKCKKCVKLSFNSNLLLSIHYTNFHNEDFTQDFTILSKTSEDGTEXYRCGYCNLQIQGSADLCSHLDHHTEEFQKLANGQKRKQRLSAPPPKTKPVKQERQELPEVLTAEESDSHWIVTQVESVTTGKGPLVSPSPVPSTTKPEGGSVGEECNHCGRTFMSLKGLRSHERSHAATAALKRLDNVPHQQKQMFDRHIRHRPGTIKPFHCGLCRYRTNILSLLKNHLLKVHGAQDPSKNLPSSVTCSENKEHTLRAAEETQNLPEPQEGNQMSDDSEESDPTEKPVYSEPPDVQRQLNHYRQVAQAKASSSAPSPQTTRTTQDGLFVCEFCIYTSTHIKSMRRHYINRHNGKRLVRCKDCSFFTGFRKKLDMHIETAHASSPTEAPKELHCPLCLYHTKNKNRMIDHIVLHREQPVAPIEVRRPKLSRYLEGIVFRCHKCTFTSSSDKKLLLHMLKHDDIKPYKCRLCYFDCTQLSELEAHLCDKHQVVRNHELVGQVDLEELETRLSRVNEEGEQFMDCEETQGQQDEVNKDADNEVAENTAQNSEFQDFSNDENQEGQYKQSHEKLENEDKEKVEEHLMDCEEENQEPGEMDIEEQNNQYHEMPVLKDEACNYHEMPVLENEEGKEETHSNHGETQENEEAVKTDRLKPECDNKPEQGSEQDEKYEENPKSGEKQDHEVEENNKENGNISSPKDASTTLKIIPVTRNEKTLSCELCGRTLMNSTDLERHVMRHGL from the exons ATGGAGGAAG ATTCCGGGCGCCTCGACAAGTCTGATCAAATGACCCACGGTCAACCAGCCTCtcaacaatccatgtctccaagTCAGTCATTCCAGTGTAACCATTGTGTCCTCCTTTTCAAGTCAAAATATTTCCTCCTTGAACACATGAAGAAGGTGCATGGCGTTGATGTGGATCCTTCACAAATTTATGGGAGTTCTAATCCCTCAGAGAGTTCCACACAACCTCACAGTAGCACTCTCTACAACAATTCAGAGGAGAGTTTCTCTTGCCGGCATTGTATGTTTACATCTTCCAGTTGGTCTGTTCTTATCAAACATGAAAGAACAAATCACAAGGTTTCGGTAAACAGGACCCTGAAAACACAGAAACGGTATTTAAGGGGCAAGCTGCTTAATGCCAAAGTGCCACTGCCAGGGAAGAAGAACCAACACAATGTGTCAAGACTCCAACGCAAACAAGGGGAAGTGGGGAGATTGAATTTCCCGATATCCAAGTCTACCTCAAAAACCATAAACATTCCTAGCTCTAGTCTATTGTTGGAGAACCTGCAAACTCAAGTGGGATCCTCAGAAAATATTTCCAAATTCAAAATTGCGCATGGGTCATCTTTAAATTCCTCACAACTGAAGTTGCCCAACCTCTCAAGGCCATCACGTGCGCATGATGTGACCCTCATGTCACATGCGCCTTTCCTTAGCTATGACCAAGACGGTGGTAAAGGTGTCTCTAAAGTAACTGAAGAGAGATCTCATACAGAAAGTGAACAGAAGGGCTCTCACTGCTGCTCACTCTGCAACTTTTCTGCAACTTGGCTAGAAGATCTTCACACTCACCAGCGAAGTGAGCACAGTTACCTTTTTTACAGCATGGGGCTAAGTCTGCTGGACGGAACAGCGACAGAACAGCGGGATCCCAAACCTGAAACGTATAATGAAATGTCACTAACAGAGCCATTGGCTAATGCCACCAAGAAGAGGATGCATGATGACACCGCTTTGAGTCCTGCTAAGAAAAAGATCAAAACAAGCCCTGAAAGTACAGTCATCCAAAGCAAGCTGTCAGGGGGCACTGCTTTCACCTTTGAGGTTAGCGAGGATGAAGAGGGGGATGCCTGGAGAACTGAACTAGATGCCTCAGGAACTGAAAAAGACGAGCATGATCAATTGGAAAATAGAGAAAGCAGGGACAAACAAAAAATACTTTATCGTTGCAAACATTGTGACTACAGTCACAAGTCATCTCGCAGTGTGAGCACCCATTACCAGAGAATGCACCCTTACATCAGGAATGACTTTCAGTACATCATTAATCCAGATGATTGGACTGCCACCTTCCGTTGCTTGGAGTGTCCTGTTGAGTTTGCCACCCCTGATGACCTCAAGAAGCACTATAGGGATCATCACCCAGAAGCACCAGATGTGTTCATGATGCGATCAGATCAGCTTGATTTGGTGTACAAGTGCTTTGCCTGCCCATTCACCATTTCTAATGGCAAATACTTGAAACCccattacaaaaacaaacatcCAAAACTGAAAATGAGCAGTCCTTTAATGTACTGCAGTTTTACTGCCAAGCCTTCTAAAGACGAACCCTCTAAATCACATTTAGGGCAAACCTCCAGCCTAAAGAATGCAGAGGTTGTCTCTCCTGAGAGGTCTCTGACCCCATGTAAAGAAACTGTTAATATCAACTCTACACCCCCAAAAGAATGTTCTGCTTCCATGGGAGTGGATGAGGAACTGTACCACTGCAAACATTGTGCCTTCAGCAATAAGTCAGTGGTTGTTGTGCTTGTCCACTACCAAAAAAGCCATCCGAAGTCAGGATTGACAATTGATGACATAAAACAAGAATCTCTTGCCACTTCCAGGGAAGCTAAGGACGAAACACAGGCGTTTCCTCAAAATATGGTTTTGGAACCATTAAAACTCCCAGAAGTAAAGTCCCCCAACATGTCCCTCTTTAAACCCGATGTTGCACAGGACGATGTAGAGAACATGTTTTTCTGCCAGCATTGCAACTATGGAAACCTCACAGTGAGGGGGGTGTTGAATCACCAAAGGTCAAGACACAGTGATCTCAATGCTACTGTTGAACAGATCCATTTCCATACTGCGGAGGTTCATAGTCAAAGCAAAGTGTCACAGGGCATAGGAATAGTCTCACATAGCACTCCCCTCCAAAAAGATCTAGCACAGGAACATGTTTTAAAGCCATTCAAACTCCCAGAAGTTAAGTCTAACACATCCCCTCCCATATCCAATGCTTCGCAGGCAGATGATGAGAGTTTGTATTTCTGCCAGTTTTGTGGCTATTGCAACTCCACAGTGAGAGGCGTTATGAATCATCAGAAGTTGAGACACAGTACTCGTAAGTCAACTGCTGAACGGATCATGAAACATACTGCTGTGATTCGTAGCAACCCCAAATTGAGAGGGGGTTTGAATCATCAGACGTTAAGACACAGTACTCGTAAGTCAACTGCTAAACGGATCATGAAACATACTGCTGTGATTCGTAGCAACCCCAAATTGAGAGGGGGTTTGAATCATCAGAAGTTAAGACACAGTCATCTCAAGGTGACTGCCGATAAGGTCATCAAGCACACTGCTGAGGCTCATGGTCAAAGTGAAAAGCTTCAGTCTACTGGATTTGACTCATCAAACTCCTCTCTCAAATCCACTGTTGAGAACGAGATAGCTGACTTGTTTTTTTGCCAATACTGCAACTATGGCAACCCCAGAGTTATAGGGGTTTTGAATCATCAGAAATTAAGACATCGTTGTCTTCAGACATCAACTAGTCAGATCCTTCAATATACATCTGAGCTTCGTAGTCAGAAAGATACATCTCAGTCTGCTGGATTtgactcctctctcctcacatctgATATTGGAAATGAGGCAGGCAACTTGTTTTTCTGCCAGTTTTGCAACTATGGGCATCCCTCAATAAGAGGAATTTTAAATCATCAAAAGAGAAGACACAGTGAACTCCAAACAACACCTGGCGACATCTTCAGGCATACTGCTGAGGTTGGAGGGCAAACCGAAAAATCCAAAAAGTCTAAGAGAGTCAACTTGACAAAGTCTTCTCACATCTTACCTCTTCCTCTTGTGACAGAAGaggctgtgttattctgtcagCTTTGCAACTATAGCAATCGAACCATGAGGGTGGTTGTGGAACATCAAAGGAAAAGACACCCAGATCTTAAAGCAACTGCTAAACAAATCCTTGAATATACTGCTATGATTTTGTCCCAAACTAGCAAATCGCCTAACTCATCTTTCTTAACATCTGATGTTGTCCAAGAAGTGTTAGATAAGTTCTTCTGCCAATATTGTGACTATAACAATCCCACAGTGAGGGGGATTTTTAATCATCAAAGTAAAATGCATTGTGATCTTGAAACAAACGCTGCGCAGATCTTAAGGCATACTGTTGTCGTCCGAGAGCAAACCGAAAAATCTCAGCCAAAAGCAGTGAACTCACCTAACTCTCCTCACCTCTTGTCTCATCCTCTTTTGAAGGACGAGGTTGAACACATGTTTTTCTGTCAGCTTTGCAACTATAGCAATCCAACGGTGATAGGGGTTTTGAATCATAAAAGGAAAAGACACCTTGATATGAAGCCAACTGCTAAGCAAATCCTTGAATATACTGCTACTGTTTTGGGCCAAATGAGCAAATCCCACCCAGTACGAAGAAACTCGCTTAACTCATcccaagaagaagagagaaagttgTTTTACTGCCAGCATTGTGACTATGACAGTCCGACAGTTAGGGGGGTTTTGAATCATCAGAAATTAAGACATAGTGATCTGAAGGCAACTGCGGATCAGGTTGTCAGGTATACTGCAATTGTTCCCGGCCCAAATAAAAAATCAACAATGCAACAGCCTAACATGTCCTCCATGAAAGTCTCACAATCTTGCAAGCAGAAAGCTGCACTGCTCAGGTCCTTGAAGTGCCGCAAATGCTCTTATACAACTCCCCATATATATCTTTTAAAAAGACATCTGAGGAATAACCACCAAGAGAAAGCCCCGATCACTACGATTATACATTGGGCTTACCAAGATGGCCATTTACAGGAAGGTTATCACTGTGAGTGGTGTGCTTGTTCACATACTGAAGCGAAGGGACTCCTCCGGCACTACCGGCAACGTCATCCAGATAAAAAAACTGGACTTGAATCCATCATCCTGAGGTTACATGCCGGCCCTAAGACCTCTCGATCTAAAAAAACGAAGCCTAACCcagaacacaatgaaaaacatgaTCCGATTATCCTCAGGTTTGGGGATGTTCCAAAGACCACTCCATCTTTTCAGACCGGAGGAGGTGACAMAAAAGTCTATCCATGCCGAGCGTGCCCCTTTAAGGCTACTTCCATGGGGGGTATAAGCAGCCACTACCGTGCAGTTCATCCATGGTCTGTCAAGGAAGATGGGTCTGTGTTAGATGTCATTAGTAGTAGGCAGACCCAAGAACCGGAGGTCCATGAACAGCTTGATGTTCATGAAACCTTGAGTTCAAGCGAGACATATCGGTGCCCTGTCTGTTCCGGAGAGTTCAACACCCTCCATGGTATGTCTACTCATTGTGGAAAGAAACATCCTGAATATGATATGAAAGTCCATGAACAGCTTCATGTTCATGAAACTTCAAAGCCAAACCAGCGATATAGGTGCCCTGTCTGTTCCGGAGAGTTCAACAACCTCCATGGTATGTTAACTCATTGTGGTAAGAAACATCCGGAATATGATACATCAAGTTATGAAAGGGAACCTGAAGCGGAACCTAGTACAAGTGAGGGGACTCTGGTATTCAAGTGTTCAATCTGTCCGTATGTGAACTCTCACGCTCATGGTGTTCTAACTCACTGCCAGATGAGGCATCCAGCCGTCAAAGCCAGAACTGAGAGACTTGAACAAGAAATTGTACACTTCACTGACCCAAATGAATGCCTGAAAGTCCGATCAGGTAAGCGGATGGGATTGGCAGGCTTCAGGTGCAATATGTGTCCAGTCATCCATGCAAAATTCAAGAAGTTGAAGGCTCACTATGAGATGGATCACAAACGATCTGCCGCAAATATATTCAAACCGGCTTTGAAACAATCCGCTGCCATTAAAAAACAATTGCTCTCCAAATACAGAGGCTCCCAGACCTCAATTGCCCAGGCTGccattttaaaaaatggaaaatcCATCATAGTCAAGTGCCACCTTTGCAAGTACCTTTGCACCACTAAAAAGGGCCTTGCCTGTCATCTTCGCATTAACCACAGTACAGTGGCTCCAATTGAGGACAAAGAGTTTTCCTACAAGTGTGCACTGTGCTCGTATACAACTTCGATTTGTAAATACCTTGCAGCCCACTATAGGAGGCAACATGGCAATGCTGCTTTCACCAACCACTTTGTTCCAGCATTCAGACCTCACCGCATTCTTCCAAACTCACCGGACCATAAGGCTTCTTTAAGTCCGGAAACCAAATCACCTGGTGAGAAGATAAGCTGTTCTCGCTGTTTTTTCCAATGTCTTAGTGAAAAGGGCCTGGTCTCCCATTATGTGATTTGCCACCCAGGAGTCTCTCCCAGCAAGCACAAATCTAGCAAACTTAGCCCGAATAACACACTGCACTCTCCCCCCAAGCCTAGAAATCATCCCCAGCAACAGAAAcctgtatgcaaattatttgatCCACAATGTGAGAAAGGCAAAACATTGCGTCCAGTTAAATGCAAGAAATGCGTGAAGTTATCTTTCAACTCAAATCTGCTGCTAAGTATCCACTACACCAATTTCCACAACGAAGATTTCACACAAGACTTCACTATACTTTCAAAGACTTCAGAGGATGGCACAGAATTMTACAGATGTGGATACTGTAACCTCCAAATCCAGGGCAGTGCGGACCTCTGCTCCCATCTCGACCATCATACTGAGGAGTTTCAGAAGCTGGCAAATGGACAGAAGAGGAAACAACGCCTCAGTGCCCCACCGCCAAAGACCAAGCCTGTTAAG CAGGAAAGACAAGAACTGCCCGAGGTTCTGACAGCAGAGGAATCGGACAGTCATTGGATTGTGACACAGGTGGAATCTGTTACAACAGGGAAGGGTCCACTGGTGTCCCCTTCCCCTGTCCCATCGACAACAAAACCAGAGGGGGGGTCAGTAGGAGAGGAGTGCAACCACTGCGGGCGAACTTTCATGTCTTTGAAAGGTTTACGCTCACATGAGCGGAGCCATGCAGCTACAGCAGCGCTCAAACGGCTGGACAATGTACCTCATCAACAGAAGCAGAT GTTTGACCGCCATATTAGACATCGACCCGGGACCATCAAACCCTTCCACTGTGGGCTCTGTCGTTACAGAACTAACATCTTGAGCCTCTTGAAGAATCATCTGCTCAAAGTACATGGCG CTCAGGACCCATCCAAGAACCTCCCTTCCTCCGTGACCTGTAGCGAGAACAAGGAGCACACCCTGAGGGCTGCTGAAGAGACCCAGAACCTGCCAGAACCTCAAGAAGGCAACCAAATGTCTGATGATTCTGAGGAATCAGACCCCACTGAAA AACCAGTATACTCGGAGCCCCCAGATGTTCAGAGGCAGCTCAACCACTACAGGCAGGTGGCTCAGGCCAAGGCCTCCAGCAGCGCTCCAAGCCCACAGACCACCAGGACCACTCAAGATGGCTTATTCGTCTGTGAGTTTTGTATCTACACCTCAACACACATCAAGAGTATGCGTCGACACTACATAAATCGCCACAATGGGAAAAGGCTCGTGAGGTGCAAGGACTGCTCATTTTTCACAGGCTTCAG GAAGAAGTTGGATATGCACATAGAGACGGCACATGCCAGTAGCCCAACAGAAGCTCCGAAGGAGCTACACTGCCCTCTCTGTCTTTACCACACCAAAAACAAAAACCGCATGATCGACCACATCGTCCTCCATCGTG agcaGCCAGTGGCCCCTATAGAGGTGCGTCGTCCGAAGCTGTCGCGATATCTCGAGGGCATCGTGTTCCGCTGCCACAAGTGCACCTTCACCAGTTCCAGTGACAAGAAACTGCTACTGCACATGCTCAAGCACGACGATATCAAGCCCTACAAATGCAGACTGTGCTACTTCGACTGCACACAGCTGAGCGAGTTGGAGGCACACCTGTGCGATAAACACCAG GTTGTGAGGAACCATGAGCTGGTGGGACAGGTCGATCTGGAGGAACTGGAAACAAGACTGAGCAGAGTCAACGAGGAGGGAGAACAATTCATGGACTGTGAGGAGACCCAAGGGCAACAAGATGAGGTGAACAAAGATGCCGATAATGAGGTGGCAGAGAACACAGCCCAAAACAGTGAATTCCAGGATTTTAGTAATGACGAGAACCAAGAGGGACAATATAAGCAATCCCATGAGAAGCTAGAGAATGAGGACAAGGAGAAGGTCGAGGAACATTTAATGGACTGTGAGGAGGAGAACCAAGAACCTGGAGAGATGGACATAGAAGAACAAAACAACCAATATCATGAGATGCCAGTGCTTAAAGATGAAGCCTGCAACTATCACGAGATGCCAGTGCTTGAAAATGAAGAGGGCAAAGAGGAAACGCACAGTAATCATGGTGAGACACAGGAAAATGAGGAGGCAGTGAAGACTGACCGTCTAAAACCTGAGTGCGATAATAAACCGGAGCAAGGGTCTGAACAGGATGAAAAATATGAAGAAAACCCCAAGAGTGGCGAGAAGCAAGATCACGAGGTGGAGGAAAACAACAAGGAAAATGGCAACATATCTTCACCAAAAG ATGCCTCCACTACCTTGAAGATAATTCCAGTGACCAGAAATGAGAAAACACTTTCCTGCGAGCTCTGTGGCCGAACTCTCATGAACAGCACTGATCTGGAACGGCATGTGATGCGCCATGGCTTGTAA